In the genome of Anabas testudineus chromosome 4, fAnaTes1.2, whole genome shotgun sequence, one region contains:
- the kng1 gene encoding kininogen-1 isoform X4: MRSGVGLCVLALLCLHSSVFGQDAKDVQPGVLIFCDDPSVEKAVSSAVHKFNEKLSTGHKLALYQILSASKSENGSNSVYSVQFTTRNSNCLAGDNKHWTDCDYLPSEHKGPISCNAVVYMSETDADTKQVFCHIEDHISPEKAHCLGCPQEIDVNSEDIRVPLSVSIFKYNAISNSTHLFTLNNIGPATRQVVAGWRFKLRFDMRKTTCVKADHTNLNELCNIDEDNVEFVNCNTTVDVAPWRFEAPEAQLECGDGPMPFRSLSRRRPPGWSPLRHLLHEVPPSKTEPQPSAKPSAKPSAKPSKNPAKEESSEEDTTVSKPTLATRAAEDVNTHPFHCPSKPWKPFNPVQPPMSGAPTKATEVVSTSPSADGTLSDTDLLA, translated from the exons ATGAGGAGCGGAGTCGGGCTGTGTGTGCTGGCACTGCTGTGTCTCCACAGCTCCGTCTTTGGGCAG GACGCAAAGGATGTTCAACCAGGGGTCCTGATCTTCTGTGATGACCCGTCCGTAGAGAAGGCCGTCAGTAGTGCTGTGCACAAGTTCAATGAGAAGCTGAGCACCGGGCACAAGCTGGCTCTTTATCAGATACTGAGTGCCAGCAAG TCGGAGAACGGCTCCAACTCGGTGTATTCGGTGCAGTTCACCACCAGAAACAGTAACTGTCTCGCTGGGGACAACAAACACTGGACAGACTGTGACTATTTGCCTTCAGAACACAAG GGCCCCATTTCATGCAATGCCGTGGTCTACATGTCAGAAACAGATGCAGACACTAAACAGGTGTTTTGCCATATCG AAGATCACATCTCTCCAGAGAAAGCTCACTGTCTGGGCTGCCCTCAGGAAATAGATGTGAACTCAGAGGACATTAGGGTTCccctttctgtctccatcttcaAGTATAACGCCATCTCCAACTCCACTCATCTGTTCACCCTTAACAACATCGGCCCCGCCACCAGACAG GTGGTGGCAGGTTGGAGGTTCAAGCTAAGGTTTGATATGAGGAAGACCACCTGTGTCAAAGCCGATCACACAAACCTCAACGAACTGTGTAACATTGATGAAGACAATGTG GAGTTTGTCAACTGTAACACCACGGTGGATGTTGCACCGTGGAGATTTGAGGCCCCAGAGGCTCAGTTAGAGTGTGGAGATGGTCCCATGCCTTTCAGG TCATTGAGCAGGCGTCGGCCTCCTGGCTGGTCTCCACTCAGGCACCTTCTGCATGAAGTCCCCCCGTCCAAAACTGAACCCCAACCCTCAGCAAAGCCCTCAGCAAAGCCCTCAGCAAAGCCCTCCAAGAATCCAGCCAAAGAAGAATCCTCTGAGGAGGACACCACAGTCTCCAAACCAACCCTTGCCACTCGAGCTGCAGAAGATGTGAATACTCACCCTTTCCACTGTCCCTCCAAGCCCTGGAAACCTTTCAACCCGGTCCAGCCTCCAATGTCCGGAGCTCCGACGAAGGCTACTGAGGTGGTCTCCACATCGCCTTCAGCAGACGGCACCCTTAGTGATACAGACCTGCTGGCATAA
- the LOC113151920 gene encoding lysosome-associated membrane glycoprotein 3 isoform X1 encodes MMLKGLTRLWSLVFLAALIPGVHPQRNDSSTYRAAELPSQPLLYRPVLQPSESIPPIGTYMLKSPERKPCIKVTMGVEYIVIEKQKTWYFNLDRARVKISGYCDSEAAVLSLTLPDSNSASLQFTFKKEKKLFYVTKLSAHLSPLPVCQKCSNKTYSGLLNHDKLFTTAEGKSFNCKSESLFLMSSQLKIKLVPLQMQAFTLTDGQFGKEVECWADFNKRVIPIVIGATVVGLILIALLTFLFVRDRNRQGYDRL; translated from the exons ATGATGCTAAAGGGTCTCACACGCCTCTGGTCTCTTGTCTTCCTGGCTGCTCTTATTCCAG GTGTCCATCCCCAGAGAAATGACAGCTCCACCTATCGTGCTGCTGAGCTGCCCTCGCAGCCTCTGCTCTACCGGCCGGTCCTGCAGCCATCTGAGTCCATTCCTCCAATAG GAACTTACATGCTGAAAAGCCCCGAGAGGAAACCTTGCATCAAAGTGACCATGGGAGTCGAGTACATCGTCATCGAAAAGCAG AAGACTTGGTATTTCAACTTGGACCGTGCCAGGGTCAAAATCAGTGGTTACTGtgacagtgaagctgctgttctCTCCCTCACGCTGCCAGACAGTAATTCAGCCAGTCTGCAGTTCACCTTCAAAAAG gaAAAGAAACTTTTCTATGTCACCAAGCTGTCTGCTCATCTGTCTCCTCTGCCTGTTTGCCAGAAATGCTCCA ATAAGACGTATTCGGGTTTGCTGAACCACGACAAGTTGTTCACGACAGCGGAGGGTAAAAGCTTCAACTGCAAATCAGAGAGTCTGTTTTTGATGTCGTCTCAGCTGAAGATCAAGCTCGTCCCTCTGCAGATGCAGGCGTTCACTCTGACAGATGGACAATTTGGAAAAG AGGTGGAGTGCTGGGCTGACTTTAACAAGCGAGTGATTCCTATCGTCATTGGGGCCACAGTGGTGGGTCTGATCCTGATCGCTTTGCTGACCTTTCTGTTCGTTAGAGACCGCAACAGACAAGGCTACGACAGGCTCTGA
- the LOC113151920 gene encoding lysosome-associated membrane glycoprotein 3 isoform X2, giving the protein MMLKGLTRLWSLVFLAALIPGVHPQRNDSSTYRAAELPSQPLLYRPVLQPSESIPPIGTYMLKSPERKPCIKVTMGVEYIVIEKQTWYFNLDRARVKISGYCDSEAAVLSLTLPDSNSASLQFTFKKEKKLFYVTKLSAHLSPLPVCQKCSNKTYSGLLNHDKLFTTAEGKSFNCKSESLFLMSSQLKIKLVPLQMQAFTLTDGQFGKEVECWADFNKRVIPIVIGATVVGLILIALLTFLFVRDRNRQGYDRL; this is encoded by the exons ATGATGCTAAAGGGTCTCACACGCCTCTGGTCTCTTGTCTTCCTGGCTGCTCTTATTCCAG GTGTCCATCCCCAGAGAAATGACAGCTCCACCTATCGTGCTGCTGAGCTGCCCTCGCAGCCTCTGCTCTACCGGCCGGTCCTGCAGCCATCTGAGTCCATTCCTCCAATAG GAACTTACATGCTGAAAAGCCCCGAGAGGAAACCTTGCATCAAAGTGACCATGGGAGTCGAGTACATCGTCATCGAAAAGCAG ACTTGGTATTTCAACTTGGACCGTGCCAGGGTCAAAATCAGTGGTTACTGtgacagtgaagctgctgttctCTCCCTCACGCTGCCAGACAGTAATTCAGCCAGTCTGCAGTTCACCTTCAAAAAG gaAAAGAAACTTTTCTATGTCACCAAGCTGTCTGCTCATCTGTCTCCTCTGCCTGTTTGCCAGAAATGCTCCA ATAAGACGTATTCGGGTTTGCTGAACCACGACAAGTTGTTCACGACAGCGGAGGGTAAAAGCTTCAACTGCAAATCAGAGAGTCTGTTTTTGATGTCGTCTCAGCTGAAGATCAAGCTCGTCCCTCTGCAGATGCAGGCGTTCACTCTGACAGATGGACAATTTGGAAAAG AGGTGGAGTGCTGGGCTGACTTTAACAAGCGAGTGATTCCTATCGTCATTGGGGCCACAGTGGTGGGTCTGATCCTGATCGCTTTGCTGACCTTTCTGTTCGTTAGAGACCGCAACAGACAAGGCTACGACAGGCTCTGA
- the kng1 gene encoding kininogen-1 isoform X3, whose product MCLCVCHQLSQDSHLHFQENFTQLSLSEDELGFSSPSPTGSTAGLHLQTLAEPNHHQDQTMRSGVGLCVLALLCLHSSVFGQDAKDVQPGVLIFCDDPSVEKAVSSAVHKFNEKLSTGHKLALYQILSASKSENGSNSVYSVQFTTRNSNCLAGDNKHWTDCDYLPSEHKGPISCNAVVYMSETDADTKQVFCHIEDHISPEKAHCLGCPQEIDVNSEDIRVPLSVSIFKYNAISNSTHLFTLNNIGPATRQVVAGWRFKLRFDMRKTTCVKADHTNLNELCNIDEDNVEFVNCNTTVDVAPWRFEAPEAQLECGDGPMPFRSLSRRRPPGWSPLRHLLHEVPPSKTEPQPSAKPSAKPSAKPSKNPAKEESSEEDTTVSKPTLATRAAEDVNTHPFHCPSKPWKPFNPVQPPMSGAPTKATEVVSTSPSADGTLSDTDLLA is encoded by the exons atgtgtctatgtgtgtgtcatcaaCTTTCTCAGGATTCCCACCTACACTTTCAGGAGAATTTCACTCAGTTGTCCCTGAGTGAAGACGAGTTGGGCTTTTCCTCTCCAAGCCCAACAGGATCAACAGCAGGCCTCCATCTTCAGACACT AGCGGAGCCAAACCACCACCAGGATCAGACGATGAGGAGCGGAGTCGGGCTGTGTGTGCTGGCACTGCTGTGTCTCCACAGCTCCGTCTTTGGGCAG GACGCAAAGGATGTTCAACCAGGGGTCCTGATCTTCTGTGATGACCCGTCCGTAGAGAAGGCCGTCAGTAGTGCTGTGCACAAGTTCAATGAGAAGCTGAGCACCGGGCACAAGCTGGCTCTTTATCAGATACTGAGTGCCAGCAAG TCGGAGAACGGCTCCAACTCGGTGTATTCGGTGCAGTTCACCACCAGAAACAGTAACTGTCTCGCTGGGGACAACAAACACTGGACAGACTGTGACTATTTGCCTTCAGAACACAAG GGCCCCATTTCATGCAATGCCGTGGTCTACATGTCAGAAACAGATGCAGACACTAAACAGGTGTTTTGCCATATCG AAGATCACATCTCTCCAGAGAAAGCTCACTGTCTGGGCTGCCCTCAGGAAATAGATGTGAACTCAGAGGACATTAGGGTTCccctttctgtctccatcttcaAGTATAACGCCATCTCCAACTCCACTCATCTGTTCACCCTTAACAACATCGGCCCCGCCACCAGACAG GTGGTGGCAGGTTGGAGGTTCAAGCTAAGGTTTGATATGAGGAAGACCACCTGTGTCAAAGCCGATCACACAAACCTCAACGAACTGTGTAACATTGATGAAGACAATGTG GAGTTTGTCAACTGTAACACCACGGTGGATGTTGCACCGTGGAGATTTGAGGCCCCAGAGGCTCAGTTAGAGTGTGGAGATGGTCCCATGCCTTTCAGG TCATTGAGCAGGCGTCGGCCTCCTGGCTGGTCTCCACTCAGGCACCTTCTGCATGAAGTCCCCCCGTCCAAAACTGAACCCCAACCCTCAGCAAAGCCCTCAGCAAAGCCCTCAGCAAAGCCCTCCAAGAATCCAGCCAAAGAAGAATCCTCTGAGGAGGACACCACAGTCTCCAAACCAACCCTTGCCACTCGAGCTGCAGAAGATGTGAATACTCACCCTTTCCACTGTCCCTCCAAGCCCTGGAAACCTTTCAACCCGGTCCAGCCTCCAATGTCCGGAGCTCCGACGAAGGCTACTGAGGTGGTCTCCACATCGCCTTCAGCAGACGGCACCCTTAGTGATACAGACCTGCTGGCATAA
- the kng1 gene encoding kininogen-1 isoform X2, producing the protein MCLCVCHQLSQDSHLHFQENFTQLSLSEDELGFSSPSPTGSTAGLHLQTLRAEPNHHQDQTMRSGVGLCVLALLCLHSSVFGQDAKDVQPGVLIFCDDPSVEKAVSSAVHKFNEKLSTGHKLALYQILSASKSENGSNSVYSVQFTTRNSNCLAGDNKHWTDCDYLPSEHKGPISCNAVVYMSETDADTKQVFCHIDHISPEKAHCLGCPQEIDVNSEDIRVPLSVSIFKYNAISNSTHLFTLNNIGPATRQVVAGWRFKLRFDMRKTTCVKADHTNLNELCNIDEDNVEFVNCNTTVDVAPWRFEAPEAQLECGDGPMPFRSLSRRRPPGWSPLRHLLHEVPPSKTEPQPSAKPSAKPSAKPSKNPAKEESSEEDTTVSKPTLATRAAEDVNTHPFHCPSKPWKPFNPVQPPMSGAPTKATEVVSTSPSADGTLSDTDLLA; encoded by the exons atgtgtctatgtgtgtgtcatcaaCTTTCTCAGGATTCCCACCTACACTTTCAGGAGAATTTCACTCAGTTGTCCCTGAGTGAAGACGAGTTGGGCTTTTCCTCTCCAAGCCCAACAGGATCAACAGCAGGCCTCCATCTTCAGACACT CAGAGCGGAGCCAAACCACCACCAGGATCAGACGATGAGGAGCGGAGTCGGGCTGTGTGTGCTGGCACTGCTGTGTCTCCACAGCTCCGTCTTTGGGCAG GACGCAAAGGATGTTCAACCAGGGGTCCTGATCTTCTGTGATGACCCGTCCGTAGAGAAGGCCGTCAGTAGTGCTGTGCACAAGTTCAATGAGAAGCTGAGCACCGGGCACAAGCTGGCTCTTTATCAGATACTGAGTGCCAGCAAG TCGGAGAACGGCTCCAACTCGGTGTATTCGGTGCAGTTCACCACCAGAAACAGTAACTGTCTCGCTGGGGACAACAAACACTGGACAGACTGTGACTATTTGCCTTCAGAACACAAG GGCCCCATTTCATGCAATGCCGTGGTCTACATGTCAGAAACAGATGCAGACACTAAACAGGTGTTTTGCCATATCG ATCACATCTCTCCAGAGAAAGCTCACTGTCTGGGCTGCCCTCAGGAAATAGATGTGAACTCAGAGGACATTAGGGTTCccctttctgtctccatcttcaAGTATAACGCCATCTCCAACTCCACTCATCTGTTCACCCTTAACAACATCGGCCCCGCCACCAGACAG GTGGTGGCAGGTTGGAGGTTCAAGCTAAGGTTTGATATGAGGAAGACCACCTGTGTCAAAGCCGATCACACAAACCTCAACGAACTGTGTAACATTGATGAAGACAATGTG GAGTTTGTCAACTGTAACACCACGGTGGATGTTGCACCGTGGAGATTTGAGGCCCCAGAGGCTCAGTTAGAGTGTGGAGATGGTCCCATGCCTTTCAGG TCATTGAGCAGGCGTCGGCCTCCTGGCTGGTCTCCACTCAGGCACCTTCTGCATGAAGTCCCCCCGTCCAAAACTGAACCCCAACCCTCAGCAAAGCCCTCAGCAAAGCCCTCAGCAAAGCCCTCCAAGAATCCAGCCAAAGAAGAATCCTCTGAGGAGGACACCACAGTCTCCAAACCAACCCTTGCCACTCGAGCTGCAGAAGATGTGAATACTCACCCTTTCCACTGTCCCTCCAAGCCCTGGAAACCTTTCAACCCGGTCCAGCCTCCAATGTCCGGAGCTCCGACGAAGGCTACTGAGGTGGTCTCCACATCGCCTTCAGCAGACGGCACCCTTAGTGATACAGACCTGCTGGCATAA
- the mccc1 gene encoding methylcrotonoyl-CoA carboxylase subunit alpha, mitochondrial → MAAVILSFASLQGLRIFTQKLSWTKRGVRLVSGGVGRIEKVLIANRGEIACRVMRTAKKMGIRSVAVYSDADRHSMHVAMADEAYHIGPPPSQQSYLSMEKVLEVAKKSGSHAVHPGYGFLSENTEFAEACKQEGIIFIGPPSSAIRDMGIKSTSKHIMSAAGVPIIGGYHGDDQSNERLQAEAARIGYPVMIKAVRGGGGKGMRIARSDSDFLEQLESARREARKSFNDDVMLVEKFVEDPRHVEVQVFGDMHGNAVYLFERDCSVQRRHQKIIEEAPGPGISSEVRRKLGEAAVRAAKAVNYVGAGTVEFIMDAQHNFYFMEMNTRLQVEHPVTEMITGTDLVEWQLRVAAGERLPLLQDDIILRGHSFEARIYAEDPNNDFLPGAGPLLHLSTPPPDQDTRIETGVREGDEVSAHYDPMIAKLVVWGEDRSAALKKLRYCLRQYNIVGLNTNIDFLLSLSGNPEFEAGNVSTSFIPQHYSDLFPTPRAPSGATVCQAALGLVLQERKHIEEFTQATSDPFSPFGSSGGWRNNIKFNRNMRLQLGDKKVDVVVTYNSDGSYSMQIGEEVYHVTGEVEVEGGATFLHCSVNGVKSRPKLVMVDNTVHLFSTEGSSQVSVPVPKYLAGVSGSGAQGGAVAPMTGTIEKVLVKAGDKVTVGDPLMVMIAMKMEHTIRAPKSGVIKKVFFREGSQANRHAPLVELEEEGQDNGDGSSQ, encoded by the exons ATGGCTGCAGTCATTCTGAGTTTTGCCTCTCTGCAGGGTCTGAGGATATTTACACA AAAATTATCATGGACCAAAAGGGGTGTGAGGCTTGTTTCAGGAG GGGTTGGACGGATAGAGAAGGTGCTGATTGCCAATCGAGGAGAGATTGCTTGTCGTGTGATGCGCACGGCCAAGAAGATGGGCATCCGCTCTGTGGCTGTGTACAGTGACGCAGACAGACACTCCATGCATGTGGCCATG GCAGATGAAGCCTACCACATTGGCCCTCCACCCTCCCAGCAGAGTTACCTCTCAATGGAGAAGGTTTTGGAAGTGGCCAAGAAGTCTGGGTCACAT gccGTCCACCCAGGTTATGGGTTTctctcagaaaacacagagtttGCAGAGGCATGCAAACAGGAAGGCATCATCTTCATTGGACCCCCTTCCTCTGCCATCCGAGACATGGGTATTAAAAG CACATCTAAACACATCATGTCAGCTGCTGGGGTACCAATCATTGGTGGTTACCATGGAGACGACCAGTCAAATGAGCGGCTGCAAGCAGAGGCTGCGCGCATTGGCTACCCTGTGATGATCAAGGCGGTCCGTGGAGGTGGAGGGAAG GGGATGCGGATTGCACGGTCAGACTCAGACTTCTTAGAACAGCTGGAGTCAGCGAGGCGAGAAGCCAGAAAATCCTTCAATGACGATGTCATGCTGGTGGAGAAATTTGTAGAAGACCCCAG ACATGTAGAGGTTCAGGTGTTCGGGGACATGCACGGTAatgctgtgtatttgtttgaGAGAGACTGTAGTGTCCAAAGGAGACATCAAAAGATCATAGAGGAAGCACCAGGG CCTGGTATTAGCTCTGAGGTTCGGAGGAAACTTGGAGAAGCTGCAGTTAGAGCAGCCAAGGCTGTCAACTATGTAGGAGCag GTACGGTGGAGTTTATAATGGACGCTCAGCATAACTTTTACTTCATGGAGATGAACACTAGGCTGCAGGTGGAGCATCCTGTCACTGAGATGATCACCGGGACCGACCTGGTGGAGTGGCAGCTCAGG GTGGCAGCAGGTGAGAGGCTGCCTCTCCTGCAGGATGACATCATTCTAAGAGGGCACTCTTTTGAGGCTCGTATCTACGCCGAGGACCCAAACAATGACTTCCTTCCAGGGGCGGGACCACTGCTGCATCTCTCCACCCCTCCACCAGACCAGGACACCCGCATAGAGACTGGAGTCAGAGAAG gggACGAAGTGTCTGCTCATTATGATCCAATGATCGCCAAACTTGTTGTGTGGGGGGAGGACCGATCAGCTGCCTTGAAGAAACTGCGGTACTGCTTACGACAGTACAAT ATCGTCGGACTGAACACTAACATAGACTTTTTGCTGAGCCTTTCGGGTAACCCAGAATTTGAGGCTGGAAACGTGAGCACTAGCTTCATTCCTCAGCACTATTCCGACCTCTTCCCCACTCCGAGAGCCCCTTCAGGGGCAACAGTCTGTCAGGCGGCCCTGGGTCTGGTGCTGCAAGAGAGGAAACACATTGAGGAGTTCACACAGGCCACAAGTG ACCCTTTCTCCCCATTCGGCTCCAGCGGTGGctggagaaacaacattaaGTTTAACCGGAACATGAGACTACAGCTGGGAGACAAGA AAGTCGATGTGGTCGTCACATATAACAGCGATGGCAGCTACAGTATGCAG ATTGGTGAGGAGGTGTATCATGTGACTGGGGAGGTGGAGGTTGAAGGTGGAGCTACGTTCCTGCATTGTTCTGTCAACGGGGTGAAGTCTCGTCCCAAACTGGTGATGGTGGACAACACGGTGCACCTGTTCTCCACG GAGGGAAGCTCCCAGGTTTCTGTTCCAGTGCCGAAGTATCTGGCTGGTGTAAGCGGCTCTGGGGCTCAGGGTGGAGCCGTGGCCCCCATGACTGGGACCATAGAGAAG GTGCTGGTGAAAGCTGGAGACAAAGTGACTGTTGGAGACCCACTGATGGTCATGATTGCCATGAAGATGGAG CACACGATCCGGGCGCCCAAGTCAGGCGTGATTAAGAAGGTTTTCTTCAGAGAGGGCTCGCAGGCCAATCGACACGCTCCTCTGGTGGAACTGGAAGAGGAGGGGCAGGATAATGGGGATGGTAGCAGCCAGTAA
- the kng1 gene encoding kininogen-1 isoform X1, translating into MCLCVCHQLSQDSHLHFQENFTQLSLSEDELGFSSPSPTGSTAGLHLQTLRAEPNHHQDQTMRSGVGLCVLALLCLHSSVFGQDAKDVQPGVLIFCDDPSVEKAVSSAVHKFNEKLSTGHKLALYQILSASKSENGSNSVYSVQFTTRNSNCLAGDNKHWTDCDYLPSEHKGPISCNAVVYMSETDADTKQVFCHIEDHISPEKAHCLGCPQEIDVNSEDIRVPLSVSIFKYNAISNSTHLFTLNNIGPATRQVVAGWRFKLRFDMRKTTCVKADHTNLNELCNIDEDNVEFVNCNTTVDVAPWRFEAPEAQLECGDGPMPFRSLSRRRPPGWSPLRHLLHEVPPSKTEPQPSAKPSAKPSAKPSKNPAKEESSEEDTTVSKPTLATRAAEDVNTHPFHCPSKPWKPFNPVQPPMSGAPTKATEVVSTSPSADGTLSDTDLLA; encoded by the exons atgtgtctatgtgtgtgtcatcaaCTTTCTCAGGATTCCCACCTACACTTTCAGGAGAATTTCACTCAGTTGTCCCTGAGTGAAGACGAGTTGGGCTTTTCCTCTCCAAGCCCAACAGGATCAACAGCAGGCCTCCATCTTCAGACACT CAGAGCGGAGCCAAACCACCACCAGGATCAGACGATGAGGAGCGGAGTCGGGCTGTGTGTGCTGGCACTGCTGTGTCTCCACAGCTCCGTCTTTGGGCAG GACGCAAAGGATGTTCAACCAGGGGTCCTGATCTTCTGTGATGACCCGTCCGTAGAGAAGGCCGTCAGTAGTGCTGTGCACAAGTTCAATGAGAAGCTGAGCACCGGGCACAAGCTGGCTCTTTATCAGATACTGAGTGCCAGCAAG TCGGAGAACGGCTCCAACTCGGTGTATTCGGTGCAGTTCACCACCAGAAACAGTAACTGTCTCGCTGGGGACAACAAACACTGGACAGACTGTGACTATTTGCCTTCAGAACACAAG GGCCCCATTTCATGCAATGCCGTGGTCTACATGTCAGAAACAGATGCAGACACTAAACAGGTGTTTTGCCATATCG AAGATCACATCTCTCCAGAGAAAGCTCACTGTCTGGGCTGCCCTCAGGAAATAGATGTGAACTCAGAGGACATTAGGGTTCccctttctgtctccatcttcaAGTATAACGCCATCTCCAACTCCACTCATCTGTTCACCCTTAACAACATCGGCCCCGCCACCAGACAG GTGGTGGCAGGTTGGAGGTTCAAGCTAAGGTTTGATATGAGGAAGACCACCTGTGTCAAAGCCGATCACACAAACCTCAACGAACTGTGTAACATTGATGAAGACAATGTG GAGTTTGTCAACTGTAACACCACGGTGGATGTTGCACCGTGGAGATTTGAGGCCCCAGAGGCTCAGTTAGAGTGTGGAGATGGTCCCATGCCTTTCAGG TCATTGAGCAGGCGTCGGCCTCCTGGCTGGTCTCCACTCAGGCACCTTCTGCATGAAGTCCCCCCGTCCAAAACTGAACCCCAACCCTCAGCAAAGCCCTCAGCAAAGCCCTCAGCAAAGCCCTCCAAGAATCCAGCCAAAGAAGAATCCTCTGAGGAGGACACCACAGTCTCCAAACCAACCCTTGCCACTCGAGCTGCAGAAGATGTGAATACTCACCCTTTCCACTGTCCCTCCAAGCCCTGGAAACCTTTCAACCCGGTCCAGCCTCCAATGTCCGGAGCTCCGACGAAGGCTACTGAGGTGGTCTCCACATCGCCTTCAGCAGACGGCACCCTTAGTGATACAGACCTGCTGGCATAA